From Lysobacter auxotrophicus, the proteins below share one genomic window:
- a CDS encoding MOSC domain-containing protein — MKLPPPDSELGKLMATLPQTGTVDWIGLRPARGAPMSEVDEVVAVTGAGLTGDRYKGGSGKRGITLVQAEHLPVIAALSGHAAVEPATLRRNLIVSGIPLVALKGRRFRVGEVVLEGTGPCDPCSLMEALLGPGGFNAMRGHGGLCARILQGGTIRRGDAVVALTEPDSNA, encoded by the coding sequence ATGAAACTCCCGCCGCCCGACTCCGAGCTCGGCAAGCTGATGGCCACGTTGCCGCAAACCGGCACCGTGGACTGGATCGGCCTGCGCCCCGCGCGCGGTGCGCCCATGTCCGAAGTCGACGAGGTGGTGGCCGTGACCGGCGCCGGCCTGACCGGCGACCGCTACAAGGGCGGCAGCGGCAAGCGCGGCATCACGCTGGTGCAGGCCGAACACCTGCCGGTGATCGCCGCGTTGTCCGGCCACGCGGCGGTCGAACCGGCGACGCTTCGCCGCAACCTCATCGTGTCCGGCATCCCGCTGGTGGCGCTGAAGGGACGGCGTTTCCGCGTCGGCGAGGTCGTGCTGGAAGGCACCGGTCCGTGCGATCCGTGTTCGCTCATGGAAGCCCTGCTGGGCCCCGGCGGTTTCAACGCGATGCGCGGCCACGGCGGCCTGTGCGCACGCATCCTGCAGGGCGGCACGATCCGCCGCGGCGACGCGGTCGTCGCCCTCACCGAACCAGACTCCAACGCATGA
- the rlmKL gene encoding bifunctional 23S rRNA (guanine(2069)-N(7))-methyltransferase RlmK/23S rRNA (guanine(2445)-N(2))-methyltransferase RlmL: MKFFASCGKGLEYLLADELAALGCTRATAAMAGVNVEGSLIDAQRAVLWSRLASRVLWPIAEFDCPDEHALYNGVAAIDWSQHLERSHTVAVDAHVSGEAITHARYAAQRVKDGIVDVMRATTGTRPDVDVESPDLRVNLVLRKGRAIVSIDLSGGPMHRRGWRTKQGEAPLKENLAAAVLMRGQWTKVYADGGSLLDPMCGSGTLLIEGALMAGDVAPGLQRHGHEAPTGWRGFDAAAWKALLDDARKREAAGMNALRSAFFGRDTDPHAIRAAQDNAVLAGLAGLIDFHVGDIRSLDHAPGAANDEAPGGLVVCNPPYDARLAADPALYRALGDSLKRATPQWRASLLCGDAELAFATGLRAQKKYQLFNGAIECTLIVCDPIAPVQRRRTDEAGAEIAPTLSEGAQMVANRLRKNLHKLKRWREREGVTCYRAYDADIPEYAAAIDVYTTHEATPRTFLHVQEYAAPQAIPENLQRRRLNELLAAARDVFNVPRENVALKTRSRGKGGSKYGTMDSRGEFVTVREGDVLLRVNLFDYLDTGLFLDHRPMRLRIAEEAHDTRFLNLFGYTGAATVHAAVGGARLTTTVDLSATYLEWCADNLRENDVGGTRHRLVQADALTWLEADTHQYDLIFCDPPTFSNSKRAQDFDVQAQHVRLLRAAVSRLADDGVLYFSNNFRRFRLDEAAVGEFAKVEDINARTIPPDFERDARIHRCWRLTRR; this comes from the coding sequence ATGAAGTTCTTCGCCAGCTGCGGCAAAGGCCTGGAATACCTGCTCGCCGACGAGCTGGCCGCGCTGGGCTGCACGCGCGCGACCGCCGCCATGGCGGGCGTGAACGTCGAAGGCTCGCTGATCGACGCGCAGCGCGCCGTGCTGTGGTCGCGCCTGGCCAGCCGCGTGTTGTGGCCGATCGCCGAATTCGACTGCCCCGACGAACACGCGCTCTACAACGGCGTCGCCGCGATCGACTGGTCGCAGCATCTCGAACGCAGCCACACCGTGGCCGTCGACGCGCACGTGTCGGGCGAAGCCATCACGCATGCGCGTTACGCCGCGCAGCGCGTGAAGGACGGCATCGTCGACGTGATGCGCGCCACGACCGGCACGCGGCCCGATGTCGATGTCGAATCGCCCGACCTGCGCGTGAACCTCGTGCTGCGCAAGGGGCGCGCGATCGTGTCCATCGACCTGTCCGGCGGGCCGATGCACCGCCGCGGTTGGCGCACGAAGCAGGGCGAGGCGCCGCTGAAGGAGAACCTCGCCGCCGCCGTGCTGATGCGCGGGCAATGGACGAAGGTGTACGCCGACGGCGGCTCGCTGCTCGACCCGATGTGCGGCAGCGGCACGCTGCTCATCGAAGGCGCGCTGATGGCGGGCGACGTCGCGCCGGGCCTGCAGCGCCACGGGCATGAAGCGCCCACGGGGTGGCGCGGGTTCGATGCGGCGGCGTGGAAGGCGTTGCTCGACGACGCGCGCAAGCGCGAAGCGGCCGGCATGAACGCGCTGCGTTCGGCGTTCTTCGGCCGCGATACCGATCCGCACGCGATCCGCGCGGCGCAGGACAACGCGGTGCTGGCCGGTCTCGCCGGGCTCATCGATTTCCATGTCGGCGACATCCGTTCGCTGGATCACGCACCGGGCGCGGCGAACGACGAAGCGCCGGGCGGCCTGGTCGTCTGCAACCCGCCGTACGACGCGCGCCTCGCCGCCGATCCCGCGCTGTACCGCGCGCTGGGCGACTCGCTGAAACGCGCGACGCCGCAGTGGCGCGCGAGCCTGCTGTGCGGCGATGCGGAACTCGCCTTCGCCACCGGCCTGCGCGCGCAGAAGAAATACCAGCTGTTCAACGGCGCGATCGAATGCACGCTGATCGTGTGCGATCCCATCGCCCCGGTGCAGCGTCGTCGCACCGACGAGGCCGGCGCGGAGATCGCGCCGACGCTGTCGGAAGGCGCGCAGATGGTCGCCAATCGCCTGCGCAAGAACCTGCACAAGCTCAAGCGCTGGCGCGAGCGGGAAGGCGTGACGTGTTATCGCGCGTACGACGCGGACATCCCGGAATACGCCGCCGCCATCGATGTCTACACCACGCACGAAGCGACGCCGCGCACGTTCCTGCACGTGCAGGAATACGCCGCGCCGCAGGCGATCCCCGAGAACCTCCAGCGCCGCCGCCTGAACGAACTGCTGGCCGCCGCGCGCGACGTCTTCAACGTCCCGCGCGAGAACGTTGCGCTGAAGACGCGCTCGCGCGGCAAGGGCGGCAGCAAGTACGGGACGATGGATTCGCGCGGCGAGTTCGTCACCGTGCGCGAAGGCGACGTGCTGCTGCGCGTGAACCTGTTCGATTACCTCGACACCGGCCTGTTCCTCGACCATCGCCCGATGCGCCTGCGCATCGCGGAGGAAGCGCACGACACGCGGTTCCTCAACCTGTTCGGCTACACCGGCGCGGCGACCGTGCACGCGGCCGTCGGCGGCGCGCGCCTGACGACGACGGTCGACCTGTCGGCCACGTACCTGGAATGGTGCGCCGACAACCTGCGCGAGAACGACGTCGGCGGCACGCGCCACCGCCTCGTGCAGGCCGACGCGTTGACGTGGCTGGAAGCCGACACGCACCAGTACGACCTGATCTTCTGCGATCCGCCGACGTTCTCCAACTCCAAGCGCGCGCAGGACTTCGACGTGCAGGCGCAGCACGTACGCCTGCTGCGCGCGGCCGTCTCGCGGTTGGCGGACGACGGCGTGCTGTACTTCTCGAACAACTTCCGGCGCTTCCGTCTGGACGAAGCCGCCGTCGGGGAGTTCGCGAAGGTCGAGGACATCAACGCCCGCACGATCCCGCCGGATTTCGAGCGCGACGCGCGCATCCATCGCTGCTGGCGCCTGACGCGGCGGTAG
- a CDS encoding YqiA/YcfP family alpha/beta fold hydrolase, giving the protein MSTRGHCILSHGFESGPEATKVAALADVAQRLGWTHERPDYTDLDAKREVSEVGDVYARVDRLLALAQAAAARGPVVLAGSSLGAYISGLVSQKVDTVGLFLMAPPVRMGEAPRLTAANVPTSIIHGWNDELIAPAEVVAWAYARSARLLLVDDSHRLSKHVDASAEAFASLLASL; this is encoded by the coding sequence ATGAGCACTCGCGGACACTGCATCCTTTCCCACGGCTTCGAGAGCGGCCCGGAGGCCACCAAGGTCGCCGCGCTGGCCGACGTCGCGCAGCGCCTGGGCTGGACCCACGAGCGCCCCGACTACACCGACCTCGACGCGAAGCGCGAGGTGAGCGAAGTCGGCGACGTGTACGCACGCGTCGATCGCCTGCTCGCGCTCGCGCAGGCCGCCGCCGCGCGCGGTCCGGTGGTACTCGCCGGTTCGAGCCTGGGGGCGTACATCTCCGGCCTGGTGTCGCAGAAGGTGGACACCGTCGGCCTGTTCCTGATGGCGCCACCGGTGCGCATGGGCGAAGCGCCGCGCCTCACCGCCGCGAACGTGCCGACCTCGATCATCCACGGCTGGAACGACGAACTCATCGCGCCGGCCGAAGTCGTCGCCTGGGCCTACGCGCGCAGTGCGCGCCTGCTGCTGGTGGACGACAGCCACCGCCTTTCCAAACACGTCGACGCGAGCGCGGAGGCTTTCGCCTCGCTGCTCGCCTCGCTTTGA
- a CDS encoding DUF3861 domain-containing protein, whose protein sequence is MAVREHRYRITVEHLATPREDQPLRGTLTFEDGNHDDLFRIVELQRGSGRFGSEDEAAAFAIGLKLLSEAVLRHRDDPLLQQLKAPIGDFIRQLKAENAARSKSVA, encoded by the coding sequence ATGGCCGTTCGTGAACACCGCTACCGCATCACCGTCGAACACCTCGCCACCCCGCGCGAGGACCAGCCGCTGCGCGGCACGCTGACCTTCGAGGACGGCAACCACGACGACCTGTTCCGCATCGTCGAACTGCAGCGCGGCAGCGGGCGGTTCGGCAGCGAGGACGAAGCGGCGGCGTTCGCCATCGGCCTGAAGCTGTTGAGCGAGGCGGTGCTGCGCCATCGCGACGACCCGCTGCTGCAGCAGCTGAAGGCGCCGATCGGCGATTTCATCCGGCAGTTGAAGGCGGAGAACGCGGCGCGTTCGAAGTCCGTCGCGTAA
- a CDS encoding N-acetylmuramoyl-L-alanine amidase, which yields MSTAPPAPLIAFDPLPYQERLDARALDTIDLVVIHCTELPDLAMARRFGEEVLYETSLTGNSGHFYIDRDGSVHQYVALDRIAHHVRGHNTRAVGIELVNRGRYPDWLAASHQAMDEAYTHAQIDALIALLRWLEGELPSLRAIAGHEDLDTTEVRATDDPDVLVRRKRDPGPLFPWERVMQAVGLVRVP from the coding sequence ATGTCGACCGCCCCGCCGGCCCCGCTAATCGCCTTCGATCCGCTGCCCTACCAGGAGCGGCTGGACGCACGCGCGCTCGACACGATCGACCTGGTCGTCATCCACTGCACCGAGCTGCCCGACCTCGCGATGGCGCGCCGTTTCGGCGAGGAAGTGCTGTACGAGACCTCGCTCACCGGCAATAGCGGCCACTTCTACATCGACCGCGACGGCAGCGTGCACCAGTACGTCGCGCTGGACCGCATCGCCCACCACGTGCGCGGCCACAACACGCGCGCGGTGGGCATCGAACTGGTGAACCGCGGGCGTTATCCGGACTGGCTCGCCGCATCGCACCAGGCGATGGACGAGGCGTACACCCACGCGCAGATCGATGCGTTGATCGCGTTGCTGCGCTGGCTGGAGGGCGAGCTGCCGTCGCTTCGCGCGATCGCCGGCCATGAGGATCTCGACACGACCGAAGTCCGCGCCACCGACGATCCGGACGTGCTCGTGCGGCGCAAGCGTGATCCGGGGCCGTTGTTTCCGTGGGAGCGGGTGATGCAGGCGGTGGGGTTGGTGCGGGTGCCGTAG
- a CDS encoding pirin family protein produces MNSTDFAHIGRTLRGMPASDGAGVRLTRVIGTPQLEMLDPFLMLDEFGTDQPEDYLAGFPDHPHRGFETVTYMLDGRMRHKDNHGNEGVLVPGSVQWMTAGRGLVHSEMPEQQEGRMRGFQLWVNLPSAQKMSEPQYQEFAPDRIPQLQPADGVRVKVIAGRVGDVAGPIRQPATDPVYLDIELAANAAWDVDLPEGHNAFAYAFEGAGSIGEGEAARAIASQEIAVLVGGRTVRFRAGEGGLRTILVAGRPLREPVARYGPFVMNTKEQIMQAFVDFQEGRF; encoded by the coding sequence ATGAACAGCACCGACTTCGCCCACATCGGCCGCACCCTGCGCGGCATGCCCGCGTCCGACGGCGCCGGCGTTCGCCTGACGCGCGTGATCGGCACGCCCCAGCTGGAGATGCTTGACCCGTTCCTGATGCTGGACGAGTTCGGCACCGACCAGCCCGAGGACTACCTCGCCGGCTTCCCGGACCATCCGCATCGCGGCTTCGAGACCGTCACCTACATGCTCGACGGCCGCATGCGCCACAAGGACAACCACGGCAACGAGGGCGTGCTCGTGCCCGGCAGCGTGCAGTGGATGACCGCTGGACGCGGCCTGGTGCATTCGGAAATGCCCGAGCAGCAGGAAGGCCGCATGCGCGGCTTCCAGCTGTGGGTGAACCTGCCGTCCGCGCAGAAGATGAGTGAGCCGCAGTACCAGGAATTCGCGCCGGACCGCATCCCGCAGTTGCAGCCGGCCGACGGCGTGCGCGTGAAGGTGATCGCCGGCCGCGTTGGCGACGTCGCCGGCCCGATTCGCCAGCCGGCGACCGATCCGGTCTACCTCGACATCGAACTCGCAGCGAACGCCGCGTGGGACGTCGACCTGCCCGAAGGCCACAACGCCTTCGCGTATGCGTTCGAAGGCGCGGGTTCCATCGGCGAGGGCGAGGCGGCGCGCGCGATCGCGTCGCAGGAAATCGCGGTGCTGGTCGGTGGCCGCACGGTGCGGTTCCGCGCGGGCGAGGGCGGGCTTCGCACGATCCTCGTCGCCGGGCGGCCGCTGCGTGAACCGGTCGCGCGTTATGGCCCGTTCGTGATGAACACGAAGGAGCAGATCATGCAGGCCTTCGTCGATTTCCAGGAAGGCCGGTTTTGA